From a region of the Rouxiella sp. S1S-2 genome:
- the pqqE gene encoding pyrroloquinoline quinone biosynthesis protein PqqE has translation MNLLKPQVKPPLWLLAELTYRCPLQCPYCSNPLDFAKQEKELTTEQWITVFEQARAMGAVQIGFSGGEPLVRKDLPELIKAARDLGFYTNLITSGIGLTEKKIDAFAEAGLDHIQISFQASDETLNAALAGSAKAFQQKLDMAKAVKAHGYPMVLNFVLHRHNIHQIDKIIELSIELEADDVELATCQFYGWAQLNREGLLPTRQQIADAEAVVAEYRVKMADKGNLANLLFVTPDYYEERPKGCMGGWGAIFLSVTPEGMALPCHSARQLPVEFPSVLEQSLQDIWYNSFGFNKYRGFDWMPEPCRSCSEKEKDFGGCRCQAFMLTGNADNADPVCSKSEHHGMILEAREQANCTNIQVSQLQFRNRKNSQQLIFKTPVP, from the coding sequence GTGAACCTGCTTAAACCCCAGGTCAAACCGCCGCTCTGGTTGCTGGCGGAGTTGACTTATCGTTGTCCGTTGCAGTGTCCCTACTGCTCAAATCCGCTCGATTTTGCCAAGCAGGAGAAAGAGCTGACCACCGAACAATGGATTACGGTGTTTGAACAGGCGCGTGCGATGGGCGCGGTGCAAATTGGCTTCTCCGGCGGTGAACCGCTGGTGCGCAAGGACTTGCCCGAGCTTATCAAGGCGGCGCGTGATCTCGGTTTTTATACCAATCTGATCACTTCTGGCATTGGTTTGACCGAAAAGAAAATCGACGCCTTCGCCGAAGCCGGTCTGGATCATATTCAGATAAGCTTTCAGGCCAGTGACGAAACGCTCAACGCCGCGCTGGCCGGTTCTGCCAAGGCATTTCAGCAGAAACTGGATATGGCCAAAGCAGTGAAAGCCCACGGCTATCCTATGGTGCTTAACTTTGTGCTGCATCGCCATAATATTCATCAGATTGATAAAATCATCGAACTGAGCATTGAGCTGGAGGCCGACGACGTCGAGCTGGCGACCTGCCAGTTTTACGGCTGGGCGCAGCTGAACCGCGAAGGCCTGCTGCCAACTCGGCAACAAATCGCTGATGCCGAAGCGGTCGTGGCGGAGTATCGCGTCAAGATGGCCGACAAAGGCAATCTGGCCAACCTGCTGTTTGTGACGCCCGATTATTATGAGGAGCGTCCGAAGGGTTGCATGGGCGGTTGGGGTGCAATTTTCTTAAGCGTAACGCCGGAAGGTATGGCGCTGCCTTGCCACAGCGCGCGCCAGCTGCCGGTCGAGTTTCCGTCGGTGCTGGAACAATCCTTACAAGACATCTGGTACAACTCGTTTGGCTTTAATAAATATCGCGGCTTTGACTGGATGCCGGAGCCTTGTCGTTCCTGCTCGGAAAAAGAGAAAGATTTTGGCGGCTGCCGCTGTCAGGCCTTTATGCTGACCGGCAATGCCGATAACGCCGATCCGGTATGTTCCAAATCAGAGCATCACGGCATGATTTTAGAAGCGCGCGAGCAGGCCAACTGCACCAATATTCAGGTCAGCCAGCTACAGTTCCGCAACCGCAAAAACTCTCAGCAGCTGATTTTCAAAACGCCGGTGCCATGA
- the pqqD gene encoding pyrroloquinoline quinone biosynthesis peptide chaperone PqqD: protein MFRRGFRLQWEPTQDCHVILYPEGMAKLNESAAMILENVDGKRLLSEIIDGLNQRFPEAGGVDDDVKEFFAQAYEQKWIIFREPA from the coding sequence ATGTTTCGTCGCGGTTTCCGCTTGCAGTGGGAGCCGACACAAGATTGCCACGTGATCCTTTACCCCGAAGGCATGGCAAAACTCAATGAAAGCGCCGCCATGATTTTGGAAAACGTCGACGGTAAACGCCTGCTTTCAGAAATCATTGACGGGCTGAATCAGCGTTTCCCAGAAGCGGGCGGCGTTGACGACGACGTGAAAGAGTTTTTTGCCCAAGCCTATGAACAAAAATGGATAATTTTCCGTGAACCTGCTTAA